Proteins from one Mercurialis annua linkage group LG7, ddMerAnnu1.2, whole genome shotgun sequence genomic window:
- the LOC126656645 gene encoding branched-chain amino acid aminotransferase 2, chloroplastic-like isoform X2: MESSSTAVFGGFQPNYLLCPHRNSSSSSCLLSFPSSFTDRSLSLSSPFKVQKQQHTHYSLLRSVSPFRRDAIVSGTYSNGTTELADIDWDNLGFSYVPTDYMYVMKCARDGSFSFGGLQRFGNIELSPSAGVLNYGQGLFEGLKAYKKEDGNVLLFRPEENAMRMNVGAERMCMPSPTVEQFVEAVKATVLANKRWIPPPGKGSLYIRPLLMGSGAVLGLAPAPEYTFLIYVSPVGNYFKEGVAPINLVVEHELHRATPGGTGSVKTIGNYAAVLKAQSAAKAKGYSDVLYLDCVHKKYLEEVSSCNIFVVKDNVISTPAIKGTILPGITRKSIIDVARSQGFQVEERLVAVDELLDADEVFCTGTAVVVSPVGSITYSGKRVSYGEGFGVVSEKLYTVLTRLQMGLTEDKLNWTVELK; the protein is encoded by the exons ATGGAGAGCAGCTCAACCGCCGTCTTCGGAGGTTTCCAGCCAAATTACCTTCTTTGCCCTCACCGGAactcctcctcttcttcttgTCTCCTCTCATTTCCTTCTTCATTCACTGACCGTTCGCTTTCTTTATCTTCTCCTTTCAAG GTACAGAAGCAGCAACATACTCATTACTCTTTACTACGATCCGTCTCTCCTTTTCGGCGCGACGCCATTGTTTCCGGTACTTATAG CAATGGAACAACTGAATTAGCTGACATTGACTGGGATAACCTTGGTTTTTCCTATGTTCCAACTGATTACATGTATGTCATGAAATGTGCTCGAGATGGCAGCTTTTCTTTTGGCGGATTACAACGCTTTGGGAATATTGAGTTGAGCCCCTCAGCCGGAGTCTTGAATTATGGCCAA GGATTATTTGAAGGCTTGAAAGCCTACAAGAAAGAAGATGGTAATGTTCTTCTTTTTCGGCCTGAAGAAAATGCAATGCGGATGAACGTTGGTGCTGAAAGGATGTGCATGCCATCACCAACTGTGGAACAGTTTGTTGAGGCTGTAAAGGCAACAGTTTTAGCAAATAAACGCTGG ATTCCCCCTCCTGGTAAAGGTTCCTTGTATATCAGGCCATTATTGATGGGAAGTGGAGCAGTCCTTGGTCTTGCACCTGCTCCTGAATacacatttttaatttatgtttcacctGTGGGAAACTACTTTAag GAAGGCGTTGCTCCAATTAATTTGGTTGTCGAGCATGAATTGCACCGAGCAACTCCTGGAGGTACTGGAAGTGTTAAGACCATAGGAAACTATGCTGCG GTTCTCAAGGCACAATCTGCTGCAAAAGCCAAAGGATATTCTGATGTTCTATATCTCGATTGTGTTCACAAAAAATATCTGGAGGAAGTCTCGTCATGCAATATTTTCGTTGTGAAG GATAACGTTATCTCCACTCCAGCAATTAAAGGAACAATCCTTCCTGGAATTACAAGGAAGAGTATAATTGATGTTGCTCGAAGCCAAGGATTCCAG GTTGAAGAACGACTTGTGGCAGTGGATGAATTGCTCGATGCAGATGAAGTTTTTTGTACGGGTACTGCTGTGGTGGTGTCACCAGTGGGCAGTATCACTTATTCAGGCAAAAG GGTGTCTTACGGAGAGggttttggtgttgtttcggAAAAGCTGTATACCGTTCTTACCAGACTACAAATGGGGCTTACGGAGGACAAGCTGAACTGGACTGTTGAGCTGAAGTAG
- the LOC126656645 gene encoding branched-chain amino acid aminotransferase 2, chloroplastic-like isoform X1 gives MESSSTAVFGGFQPNYLLCPHRNSSSSSCLLSFPSSFTDRSLSLSSPFKVQKQQHTHYSLLRSVSPFRRDAIVSGTYSSSNGTTELADIDWDNLGFSYVPTDYMYVMKCARDGSFSFGGLQRFGNIELSPSAGVLNYGQGLFEGLKAYKKEDGNVLLFRPEENAMRMNVGAERMCMPSPTVEQFVEAVKATVLANKRWIPPPGKGSLYIRPLLMGSGAVLGLAPAPEYTFLIYVSPVGNYFKEGVAPINLVVEHELHRATPGGTGSVKTIGNYAAVLKAQSAAKAKGYSDVLYLDCVHKKYLEEVSSCNIFVVKDNVISTPAIKGTILPGITRKSIIDVARSQGFQVEERLVAVDELLDADEVFCTGTAVVVSPVGSITYSGKRVSYGEGFGVVSEKLYTVLTRLQMGLTEDKLNWTVELK, from the exons ATGGAGAGCAGCTCAACCGCCGTCTTCGGAGGTTTCCAGCCAAATTACCTTCTTTGCCCTCACCGGAactcctcctcttcttcttgTCTCCTCTCATTTCCTTCTTCATTCACTGACCGTTCGCTTTCTTTATCTTCTCCTTTCAAG GTACAGAAGCAGCAACATACTCATTACTCTTTACTACGATCCGTCTCTCCTTTTCGGCGCGACGCCATTGTTTCCGGTACTTATAG TAGCAGCAATGGAACAACTGAATTAGCTGACATTGACTGGGATAACCTTGGTTTTTCCTATGTTCCAACTGATTACATGTATGTCATGAAATGTGCTCGAGATGGCAGCTTTTCTTTTGGCGGATTACAACGCTTTGGGAATATTGAGTTGAGCCCCTCAGCCGGAGTCTTGAATTATGGCCAA GGATTATTTGAAGGCTTGAAAGCCTACAAGAAAGAAGATGGTAATGTTCTTCTTTTTCGGCCTGAAGAAAATGCAATGCGGATGAACGTTGGTGCTGAAAGGATGTGCATGCCATCACCAACTGTGGAACAGTTTGTTGAGGCTGTAAAGGCAACAGTTTTAGCAAATAAACGCTGG ATTCCCCCTCCTGGTAAAGGTTCCTTGTATATCAGGCCATTATTGATGGGAAGTGGAGCAGTCCTTGGTCTTGCACCTGCTCCTGAATacacatttttaatttatgtttcacctGTGGGAAACTACTTTAag GAAGGCGTTGCTCCAATTAATTTGGTTGTCGAGCATGAATTGCACCGAGCAACTCCTGGAGGTACTGGAAGTGTTAAGACCATAGGAAACTATGCTGCG GTTCTCAAGGCACAATCTGCTGCAAAAGCCAAAGGATATTCTGATGTTCTATATCTCGATTGTGTTCACAAAAAATATCTGGAGGAAGTCTCGTCATGCAATATTTTCGTTGTGAAG GATAACGTTATCTCCACTCCAGCAATTAAAGGAACAATCCTTCCTGGAATTACAAGGAAGAGTATAATTGATGTTGCTCGAAGCCAAGGATTCCAG GTTGAAGAACGACTTGTGGCAGTGGATGAATTGCTCGATGCAGATGAAGTTTTTTGTACGGGTACTGCTGTGGTGGTGTCACCAGTGGGCAGTATCACTTATTCAGGCAAAAG GGTGTCTTACGGAGAGggttttggtgttgtttcggAAAAGCTGTATACCGTTCTTACCAGACTACAAATGGGGCTTACGGAGGACAAGCTGAACTGGACTGTTGAGCTGAAGTAG
- the LOC126655197 gene encoding protein CROWDED NUCLEI 4 isoform X1 — translation MASPMSSSSVRGLSITPGARVLKTPLNDETIWKRLKEAGFDEESIKRRDKAALIAYIAKLESQIYDLQHHMGLLILERKELTSKCEQIKTSAETAELMHKRDQAAHLSALAEARKREESLKKALGVEKECIASIEKSLHEIRAESAEIKVSADLQVAEARTMKEDAQNKYVDAEAKLLAAEALQAEASQYRRAAERKLQEVEAREDDLSRRISTFKADCDAKEKEIDLERQTLSERRKVLQQEHERLLDGQASLNQREDYIASKAQELDRLEKELEASKVSVQEELRVVNDNNSKLEAMAASLAQREQTTIEREAQLSKREQDLLVMQEKLASKESDEIQKIIANQETVLRKRKSEFEAELEVKRKLVEEEIEVKKRAWELKEMDLRQREELMSEKEQELEVQSRVLDDKEKDVTEKIKFLDEKEIRLNTLENDTEMRSVLLQQEKDEINKMKLELEKSMNSLEEEKKQVDSAKEKLERMKSETNELSSLEVKLKEEVDMLRAQKVELMTEEDKLKVEKAKFEAEWELIDEKREELRIEAERIADERQAVCRLLKDGRESLKVEKETMREQHKRDVELLNHEREEFMNKMVREHSEWFNKIQKEHADFLLGVEMQKREMESSIEKRREEVECYLRDQEKAFELAKKNELEHISSLRETASKELEQVFSEIKKLDYERTEINLDRERRDSELAALNEFIEELKAQTQKLEKQRELLHTERQEVCAQIEHLNKLEDLKLMLDNVELAKMQQSNMESSQKKISAIRHMRLQSAVKDAERISHKRVDNGSNEVGLLSPSIQKLDVSPFLNSARFSWIKRCTERIFKSSPEKVQLKSEEKSLISTPKDKSLISDGKLDSSNGNSKQLLKAGRKRRVDNSSLDVTTDPPEQKQNSKRRKQKENSAAGLLPEANNISVSSSQENSPPQDHHSTEAGAENHVIIEENVIKISEVTTTISHTYNFSNQDKPEQQLNSGDDHCVVQDGGTNGHADHENVEHNMQTCVSEISETLKGQLENNGLGTLPHQILENELKKADLTVKDSDVTSDSSEKVGKDIIRMTRSTLKL, via the exons ATGGCGAGTCCGATGAGTTCGAGTAGTGTGAGAGGATTATCGATAACGCCGGGAGCTAGGGTTTTGAAAACGCCGCTCAATGACGAGACTATTTGGAAGCGGCTTAAAGAAGCTGGGTTCGATGAGGAGTCTATTAAAAGAAGAGATAAAGCTGCTCTTATTGCCTATATCGCTAAATTGGAATCCCAg ATCTATGATCTTCAACACCATATGGGTCTTCTCATACTGGAAAGAAAGGAGTTGACTTCAAAATGCGAGCAAATCAAAACCTCTGCTGAAACAGCTGAACTCATGCATAAGCGTGATCAGGCGGCCCACTTGTCAGCTTTAGCGGAAGCAAGAAAGCGAGAAGAGAGCTTGAAGAAGGCTTTGGGAGTTGAAAAAGAGTGTATAGCAAGT ATAGAGAAGTCCTTGCATGAGATCCGTGCCGAGTCTGCTGAAATTAAGGTTTCAGCTGATCTACAAGTGGCAGAAGCACGCACTATGAAGGAAGATGCTCAAAATAAGTATGTAGACGCTGAAGCAAAACTGCTCGCTGCAGAAGCTTTACAAGCAGAAGCTAGCCAGTATCGCCGTGCAGCAGAAAGAAAGCTCCAGGAAGTTGAAGCACGTGAAGATGATCTTAGCAGACGCATTAGTACTTTCAAAGCTGA TTGTGATGCAAAAGAGAAGGAGATAGATCTTGAGAGACAAACTTTGAGTGAGAGAAGAAAAGTTCTGCAACAGGAACATGAAAGATTACTTGATGGACAAGCTTCACTGAATCAGAGGGAGGATTACATTGCTAGCAAAGCTCAAGAGCTAGATCGTTTAGAGAAGGAATTGGAGGCTTCCAAAGTAAGTGTTCAGGAGGAACTTAGAGTCGTGAATGACAATAATTCCAAGTTGGAGGCAATGGCTGCTTCCTTGGCTCAAAGGGAACAG ACAACTATTGAGAGGGAAGCTCAGCTAAGCAAGAGAGAGCAAGATTTACTTGTTATGCAGGAAAAACTGGCCAGCAAGGAATCT GATGAAATTCAGAAAATTATTGCTAATCAAGAGACTGTTCTAAGAAAAAGGAAGTCAGAATTTGAAGCTGAGTTGGAGGTGAAACGAAAATTGGTGGAGGAAGAAATTGAAGTAAAGAAACGAGCTTGGGAATTAAAAGAGATGGATCTTAGACAACGGGAAGAACTGATGAGCGAAAAAGAACAGGAGTTGGAGGTTCAATCAAGGGTTTTGGATGATAAGGAGAAGGATGTGACGGAAAAAATAAAGTTTCTTGATGAGAAAGAAATACGCCTTAATACTCTTGAGAATGATACTGAAATGAGGAGTGTCCTTCTACAGcaagaaaaagatgaaattaataaaatgaagTTAGAACTTGAAAAGTCTATGAATAGTTTGGAAGAAGAGAAGAAGCAAGTTGATAGTGCAAAGGAGAAACTAGAGAGAATGAAAAGTGAAACAAATGAACTTTCGAGTTTAGAGGTGAAACTTAAAGAAGAGGTCGATATGCTTAGGGCTCAAAAGGTGGAGCTTATGACTGAAGAAGACAAGTTGAAAGTTGAAAAAGCCAAGTTTGAAGCCGAGTGGGAGTTGATTGATGAAAAAAGAGAGGAGCTAAGGATAGAAGCTGAGCGCATAGCTGATGAGAGACAAGCTGTTTGCAGGCTGCTCAAAGATGGGCGGGAGAGCCTAAAAGTAGAGAAGGAAACAATGCGAGAACAACATAAACGTGATGTGGAATTGCTTAACCATGAGAGGGAGGAGTTCATGAATAAGATGGTGCGTGAGCATTCTGAGTGGTTCAACAAAATTCAAAAGGAACATGCAGACTTCCTTTTGGGTGTCGAGATGCAGAAAAGAGAGATGGAGAGCAGTATTGAAAAAAGGCGAGAAGAGGTTGAATGTTACTTAAGGGATCAAGAGAAAGCCTTTGAGCtggcaaaaaaaaatgaactcgAGCATATTAGTTCTCTCAGGGAGACAGCCTCAAAAGAGTTGGAGCAGGTTTTTTCAGAAATTAAGAAGCTTGATTATGAGAGAACGGAGATAAACTTAGACCGGGAGAGAAGAGACAGTGAATTGGCTGCGCTGAATGAATTTATTGAGGAACTTAAGGCTCAAACGCAGAAATTAGAGAAACAGAGAGAATTGTTGCATACAGAAAGGCAGGAGGTCTGTGCTCAGATTGAACACTTGAACAAGTTGGAAGATTTGAAGCTTATGTTGGACAATGTGGAGCTGGCTAAGATGCAGCAGTCCAACATGGAGTCTAGTCAGAAGAAAATTTCTGCAATAAGACATATGAGGCTCCAGTCTGCTGTAAAAGATGCTGAACGGATTTCACACAAAAGAGTAGATAATGGTAGTAATGAAGTTGGTCTTCTTTCTCCGTCTATTCAAAAGCTAGATGTTTCACCATTCCTGAACTCTGCTCGTTTCTCTTGGATTAAACGTTGCACTGAACGGATATTCAAAAGTTCTCCTGAAAAGGTCCAATTGAAGAGTGAGGAAAAATCTCTAATATCTACCCCTAAAGATAAAAGCTTGATATCTGATGGAAAATTAGATTCTTCCAATGGAAATTCTAAACAATTGCTCAAAGCTGGAAGGAAAAGGAGAGTTGATAATTCTTCATTGGATGTTACCACTGATCCACCTGAGCAAAAGCAGAACAGTAAAAGGAGGAAGCAAAAAGAAAATTCTGCGGCAGGATTATTACCAGAAGCCAATAACATCAG TGTAAGTTCAAGTCAGGAAAATTCACCACCACAGGATCATCATTCAACTGAAGCAGGTGCTGAAAATCATGTAATAATTGAAGAGAATGTCATTAAAATATCAGAAGTGACTACTACGATATCTCACACATACAATTTTTCAAATCAAGATAAGCCAGAGCAACAACTGAATTCTGGAGATGATCACTGTGTTGTTCAAGATGGTGGTACAAATGGTCACGCAGACCATGAAAATGTGGAGCATAATATGCAAACATGTGTTTCAGAAATATCAGAAACATTGAAAGGCCAATTGGAAAATAATGGACTTGGTACTCTGCCTCATCAG ATTCTTGAAAACGAATTGAAGAAAGCTGATCTGACAGTGAAAGATTCTGATGTGACATCTGACTCTAGTGAGAAGGTCGGGAAGGATATAATAAGGATGACAAGATCAACTCTGAAGCTGTAG
- the LOC126655197 gene encoding protein CROWDED NUCLEI 4 isoform X2, which produces MASPMSSSSVRGLSITPGARVLKTPLNDETIWKRLKEAGFDEESIKRRDKAALIAYIAKLESQIYDLQHHMGLLILERKELTSKCEQIKTSAETAELMHKRDQAAHLSALAEARKREESLKKALGVEKECIASIEKSLHEIRAESAEIKVSADLQVAEARTMKEDAQNKYVDAEAKLLAAEALQAEASQYRRAAERKLQEVEAREDDLSRRISTFKADCDAKEKEIDLERQTLSERRKVLQQEHERLLDGQASLNQREDYIASKAQELDRLEKELEASKVSVQEELRVVNDNNSKLEAMAASLAQREQTTIEREAQLSKREQDLLVMQEKLASKESDEIQKIIANQETVLRKRKSEFEAELEVKRKLVEEEIEVKKRAWELKEMDLRQREELMSEKEQELEVQSRVLDDKEKDVTEKIKFLDEKEIRLNTLENDTEMRSVLLQQEKDEINKMKLELEKSMNSLEEEKKQVDSAKEKLERMKSETNELSSLEVKLKEEVDMLRAQKVELMTEEDKLKVEKAKFEAEWELIDEKREELRIEAERIADERQAVCRLLKDGRESLKVEKETMREQHKRDVELLNHEREEFMNKMVREHSEWFNKIQKEHADFLLGVEMQKREMESSIEKRREEVECYLRDQEKAFELAKKNELEHISSLRETASKELEQVFSEIKKLDYERTEINLDRERRDSELAALNEFIEELKAQTQKLEKQRELLHTERQEVCAQIEHLNKLEDLKLMLDNVELAKMQQSNMESSQKKISAIRHMRLQSAVKDAERISHKRVDNGSNEVGLLSPSIQKLDVSPFLNSARFSWIKRCTERIFKSSPEKVQLKSEEKSLISTPKDKSLISDGKLDSSNGNSKQLLKAGRKRRVDNSSLDVTTDPPEQKQNSKRRKQKENSAAGLLPEANNISVSSSQENSPPQDHHSTEAGAENHVIIEENVIKISEVTTTISHTYNFSNQDKPEQQLNSGDDHCVVQDGGTNGHADHENVEHNMQTCVSEISETLKGQLENNGRITSQLSAGTNISIHEFYFSINWISFAYSMTNLSVWFNFSVG; this is translated from the exons ATGGCGAGTCCGATGAGTTCGAGTAGTGTGAGAGGATTATCGATAACGCCGGGAGCTAGGGTTTTGAAAACGCCGCTCAATGACGAGACTATTTGGAAGCGGCTTAAAGAAGCTGGGTTCGATGAGGAGTCTATTAAAAGAAGAGATAAAGCTGCTCTTATTGCCTATATCGCTAAATTGGAATCCCAg ATCTATGATCTTCAACACCATATGGGTCTTCTCATACTGGAAAGAAAGGAGTTGACTTCAAAATGCGAGCAAATCAAAACCTCTGCTGAAACAGCTGAACTCATGCATAAGCGTGATCAGGCGGCCCACTTGTCAGCTTTAGCGGAAGCAAGAAAGCGAGAAGAGAGCTTGAAGAAGGCTTTGGGAGTTGAAAAAGAGTGTATAGCAAGT ATAGAGAAGTCCTTGCATGAGATCCGTGCCGAGTCTGCTGAAATTAAGGTTTCAGCTGATCTACAAGTGGCAGAAGCACGCACTATGAAGGAAGATGCTCAAAATAAGTATGTAGACGCTGAAGCAAAACTGCTCGCTGCAGAAGCTTTACAAGCAGAAGCTAGCCAGTATCGCCGTGCAGCAGAAAGAAAGCTCCAGGAAGTTGAAGCACGTGAAGATGATCTTAGCAGACGCATTAGTACTTTCAAAGCTGA TTGTGATGCAAAAGAGAAGGAGATAGATCTTGAGAGACAAACTTTGAGTGAGAGAAGAAAAGTTCTGCAACAGGAACATGAAAGATTACTTGATGGACAAGCTTCACTGAATCAGAGGGAGGATTACATTGCTAGCAAAGCTCAAGAGCTAGATCGTTTAGAGAAGGAATTGGAGGCTTCCAAAGTAAGTGTTCAGGAGGAACTTAGAGTCGTGAATGACAATAATTCCAAGTTGGAGGCAATGGCTGCTTCCTTGGCTCAAAGGGAACAG ACAACTATTGAGAGGGAAGCTCAGCTAAGCAAGAGAGAGCAAGATTTACTTGTTATGCAGGAAAAACTGGCCAGCAAGGAATCT GATGAAATTCAGAAAATTATTGCTAATCAAGAGACTGTTCTAAGAAAAAGGAAGTCAGAATTTGAAGCTGAGTTGGAGGTGAAACGAAAATTGGTGGAGGAAGAAATTGAAGTAAAGAAACGAGCTTGGGAATTAAAAGAGATGGATCTTAGACAACGGGAAGAACTGATGAGCGAAAAAGAACAGGAGTTGGAGGTTCAATCAAGGGTTTTGGATGATAAGGAGAAGGATGTGACGGAAAAAATAAAGTTTCTTGATGAGAAAGAAATACGCCTTAATACTCTTGAGAATGATACTGAAATGAGGAGTGTCCTTCTACAGcaagaaaaagatgaaattaataaaatgaagTTAGAACTTGAAAAGTCTATGAATAGTTTGGAAGAAGAGAAGAAGCAAGTTGATAGTGCAAAGGAGAAACTAGAGAGAATGAAAAGTGAAACAAATGAACTTTCGAGTTTAGAGGTGAAACTTAAAGAAGAGGTCGATATGCTTAGGGCTCAAAAGGTGGAGCTTATGACTGAAGAAGACAAGTTGAAAGTTGAAAAAGCCAAGTTTGAAGCCGAGTGGGAGTTGATTGATGAAAAAAGAGAGGAGCTAAGGATAGAAGCTGAGCGCATAGCTGATGAGAGACAAGCTGTTTGCAGGCTGCTCAAAGATGGGCGGGAGAGCCTAAAAGTAGAGAAGGAAACAATGCGAGAACAACATAAACGTGATGTGGAATTGCTTAACCATGAGAGGGAGGAGTTCATGAATAAGATGGTGCGTGAGCATTCTGAGTGGTTCAACAAAATTCAAAAGGAACATGCAGACTTCCTTTTGGGTGTCGAGATGCAGAAAAGAGAGATGGAGAGCAGTATTGAAAAAAGGCGAGAAGAGGTTGAATGTTACTTAAGGGATCAAGAGAAAGCCTTTGAGCtggcaaaaaaaaatgaactcgAGCATATTAGTTCTCTCAGGGAGACAGCCTCAAAAGAGTTGGAGCAGGTTTTTTCAGAAATTAAGAAGCTTGATTATGAGAGAACGGAGATAAACTTAGACCGGGAGAGAAGAGACAGTGAATTGGCTGCGCTGAATGAATTTATTGAGGAACTTAAGGCTCAAACGCAGAAATTAGAGAAACAGAGAGAATTGTTGCATACAGAAAGGCAGGAGGTCTGTGCTCAGATTGAACACTTGAACAAGTTGGAAGATTTGAAGCTTATGTTGGACAATGTGGAGCTGGCTAAGATGCAGCAGTCCAACATGGAGTCTAGTCAGAAGAAAATTTCTGCAATAAGACATATGAGGCTCCAGTCTGCTGTAAAAGATGCTGAACGGATTTCACACAAAAGAGTAGATAATGGTAGTAATGAAGTTGGTCTTCTTTCTCCGTCTATTCAAAAGCTAGATGTTTCACCATTCCTGAACTCTGCTCGTTTCTCTTGGATTAAACGTTGCACTGAACGGATATTCAAAAGTTCTCCTGAAAAGGTCCAATTGAAGAGTGAGGAAAAATCTCTAATATCTACCCCTAAAGATAAAAGCTTGATATCTGATGGAAAATTAGATTCTTCCAATGGAAATTCTAAACAATTGCTCAAAGCTGGAAGGAAAAGGAGAGTTGATAATTCTTCATTGGATGTTACCACTGATCCACCTGAGCAAAAGCAGAACAGTAAAAGGAGGAAGCAAAAAGAAAATTCTGCGGCAGGATTATTACCAGAAGCCAATAACATCAG TGTAAGTTCAAGTCAGGAAAATTCACCACCACAGGATCATCATTCAACTGAAGCAGGTGCTGAAAATCATGTAATAATTGAAGAGAATGTCATTAAAATATCAGAAGTGACTACTACGATATCTCACACATACAATTTTTCAAATCAAGATAAGCCAGAGCAACAACTGAATTCTGGAGATGATCACTGTGTTGTTCAAGATGGTGGTACAAATGGTCACGCAGACCATGAAAATGTGGAGCATAATATGCAAACATGTGTTTCAGAAATATCAGAAACATTGAAAGGCCAATTGGAAAATAATGGAC GGATTACGTCCCAATTGTCGGCTGGTACTAACATAAGTATACATGAATTTTACTTCTCTATCAATTGGATTTCCTTTGCTTATAGTATGACGAATTTGtcggtttggttcaatttttcaGTAGGTTAA